The Lycium ferocissimum isolate CSIRO_LF1 chromosome 1, AGI_CSIRO_Lferr_CH_V1, whole genome shotgun sequence genome includes a region encoding these proteins:
- the LOC132033431 gene encoding probable methyltransferase PMT3, producing the protein MMRGRSDGAQKKRLLTSVAVVAAFVVVLYLYFGSKNNGESALEYGSRSLRKLGSSYLGGDDDSDLSSKQDEKFGLEDGEDGIVPKSFPVCDDRHSELIPCLDRHLIYQMRLKLDLTLMEHYERHCPLPERRYNCLIPPPAGYKVPIKWPKSRDEVWKANIPHTHLAHEKSDQNWMVEKGEKIIFPGGGTHFHYGADKYIASIANMLNFPNNNLNNGGRVRTVFDVGCGVASFGGYLLSSDIITMSLAPNDVHQNQIQFALERGIPAYLGVLGTKRLPYPSRSFEFAHCSRCRIDWLQRDGILLLELDRVLRPGGYFAYSSPEAYAQDEEDLRIWREMSALVERMCWKIAEKRNQTVIWVKPLNNDCYNERPAGTQPPLCRSDDDPDAVWGVNMEPCITPYSDHDHKVSGSGLAPWPARLTTPPPRLADFGYSSEMFEKDMELWQRRVEHYWNLLSPKISSDTLRNIMDMKANLGSFAGALKDKDVWVMNVVPKDGPNTLKIVYDRGLIGTTHDWCEAFSTYPRTYDLLHAWNVFSDIEKKGCSGEDLLLEIDRIVRPSGFVIFRDKQHVIDFVKKYLSPLHWEAVADPTTDQDQEGDELVFIIQKKLWLTSESIRDTE; encoded by the exons atGATGCGAGGGAGATCAGATGGAGCCCAGAAGAAGCGCTTGTTGACTTCTGTAGCTGTTGTTGCAGCCTTTGTTGTTGTCCTGTATTTGTATTTTGGCTCTAAGAACAATGGTGAATCTGCTCTGGAGTACGGCAGCCGATCTTTGAGGAAACTGGGATCTTCATATTTGGGTGGAGATGATGACTCTGATCTCAGCAGCAAGCAAGATGAGAAGTTTGGGCTGGAAGATGGTGAAGATGGCATCGTTCCTAAGAGCTTCCCA GTTTGCGATGATCGTCATTCGGAGTTAATTCCCTGTCTGGACAGGCATCTCATATACCAAATGAGATTGAAGTTGGATCTGACGTTAATGGAGCACTATGAAAGACATTGTCCATTGCCTGAAAGACGTTACAATTGCTTGATTCCTCCTCCAGCTGGATACAAG GTACCAATTAAGTGGCCAAAAAGTAGAGATGAGGTTTGGAAGGCGAACATACCACATACTCACCTTGCACATGAGAAATCTGACCAAAACTGGATGGTTGAAAAGGGTGAAAAGATAATATTTCCTGGTGGAGGCACTCACTTTCACTATGGAGCTGATAAGTACATTGCTTCAATTGCAAAT ATGCTGAACTTTCCCAACAATAACTTGAACAATGGAGGAAGGGTACGCACGGTTTTTGATGTTGGTTGTGGTGTGGCTAGCTTTGGTGGTTATCTTCTATCATCTGATATCATAACAATGTCATTGGCGCCCAATGATGTGCATCAGAATCAGATCCAATTTGCCTTAGAGAGAGGAATTCCTGcataccttggtgttcttggaACAAAAAGGCTTCCCTATCCAAGCAGATCATTTGAATTTGCTCACTGTTCCCGTTGTAGGATCGATTGGCTTCAAAGAGATGGCATCCTTCTTCTTGAGCTAGATAGGGTGCTTAGACCTGGAGGCTATTTTGCCTACTCATCTCCAGAAGCATATGCACAGGATGAAGAGGATCTCAGAATATGGAGAGAGATGAGCGCACTTGTTGAACGCATGTGCTGGAAAATAGCAGAAAAAAGGAACCAAACTGTGATTTGGGTCAAGCCTCTAAACAATGACTGTTACAATGAAAGACCAGCTGGTACTCAACCACCACTTTGTCGGTCCGATGATGATCCTGATGCTGTTTGGGGTGTGAATATGGAACCATGCATAACACCTTATTCTGATC ATGACCACAAAGTTAGTGGAAGTGGACTTGCTCCTTGGCCAGCTAGGCTAACTACTCCTCCCCCCCGTCTTGCTGATTTTGGGTATTCAAGTGAAATGTTTGAGAAGGACATG GAGCTTTGGCAGCGAAGGGTTGAACATTACTGGAATCTTTTAAGTCCAAAGATCTCTTCAGACACTCTGAGAAACATCATGGACATGAAGGCCAATTTGGGGTCATTTGCTGGGGCTTTGAAGGACAAAGATGTCTGGGTCATGAACGTTGTACCCAAAGATGGACCTAACACTCTCAAGATTGTATATGACCGTGGTTTAATTGGCACAACTCATGACTG GTGTGAAGCATTTTCAACATATCCTAGGACCTATGATTTGCTCCATGCTTGGAATGTTTTCTCTGACATTGAAAAGAAGGGTTGCAGTGGTGAGGATCTGTTACTCGAGATAGATCGCATAGTAAGGCCTAGCGGTTTTGTCATCTTCCGCGACAAACAACATGTGATTGACTTTGTAAAGAAGTATTTATCTCCATTGCACTGGGAAGCAGTAGCTGATCCAACTACAGATCAAGACCAGGAAGGAGATGAACTTGTTTTTATCATCCAAAAGAAGTTGTGGCTTACAAGTGAAAGCATCAGAGATACAGAGTAA